One genomic window of Coffea eugenioides isolate CCC68of chromosome 1, Ceug_1.0, whole genome shotgun sequence includes the following:
- the LOC113782524 gene encoding monooxygenase 2-like: MEMDKDIVIVGAGISGLATSLGLHRYGLQSLVLESSESLRTTGFALTLWTNAWRSLDALGVGDYLRQLSLAFRGFQIANVDTGLPSGEVLLEESTCGNYEARCVRRKDLLQTLAKELPEGTIRYSSKVVSIEESGHLKLVHLADGCVIRAKVLIGCDGVNSVVAKWLGFKKPIRVGRSAIRGYVEFPAAHGFKPQIYAYFGGGVRFGFAPCDDKSIYWFCTFKPSTATGHENMSDNPVLLKEFVLRKTANVPKEVYGIVERTELESISCAELKMRLPWDILIWDFAKSSICLVGDALHPMTPDLGQGGSSALEDCIMLARCIGECFPKMTSRKFGEEKEDVNVKMAAFNKGLENYAKERRWRSFSLIATAFVVGFIQESDNKFIRFLRERFLSKYTVPTLLWMADFDCGKLNIP, translated from the exons ATGGAGATGGACAAGGATATTGTGATAGTTGGTGCTGGGATTTCCGGCCTCGCCACATCTTTAGGCCTGCACAG GTATGGATTGCAGAGCTTAGTTTTGGAATCATCAGAGAGTTTAAGAACGACAGGATTTGCTCTTACCCTGTGGACCAATGCGTGGAGATCACTGGATGCTCTGGGTGTTGGAGATTACCTTAGACAGCTTTCTCTGGCATTCCGTGG GTTTCAAATAGCTAATGTAGATACAGGCCTGCCAAGTGGAGAGGTTTTACTTGAAGAAAGTACATG CGGAAATTATGAAGCCCGATGTGTCAGAAGAAAAGACTTACTACAAACCTTAGCAAAAGAGCTGCCAGAGGGGACTATCAGGTATTCTTCCAAGGTTGTTTCAATTGAGGAATCAGGACATTTAAAGTTGGTGCACCTGGCCGATGGCTGTGTGATCCGGGCTAAG GTCTTGATTGGCTGCGATGGAGTCAATTCAGTTGTGGCGAAGTGGTTAGGTTTTAAGAAACCGATCAGAGTTGGGCGATCAGCAATTAGGGGATATGTGGAGTTTCCGGCTGCCCATGGCTTTAAGCCACAAATCTATGCATATTTTGGAGGTGGGGTTCGCTTTGGATTTGCTCCTTGTGATGACAAAAGCATATATTGGTTTTGCACTTTCAAACCATCCACTGCAACAG GGCATGAAAATATGTCAGACAATCCGGTTCTACTAAAGGAATTTGTATTAAGAAAGACAGCCAACGTTCCAAAGGAAGTGTATGGCATTGTTGAAAGAACTGAGCTCGAATCAATCTCCTGTGCTGAGCTAAAAATGAGACTGCCATGGGATATTTTGATATGGGACTTCGCAAAAAGCAGCATTTGTTTGGTTGGTGATGCCCTTCATCCGATGACCCCAGACCTTGGACAGGGTGGTTCTTCAGCATTAGAAGACTGTATCATGCTTGCCAGATGCATCGGAGAATGCTTTCCGAAGATGACAAGTAGAAAATTTGGAGAGGAAAAGGAAGATGTCAACGTTAAAATGGCAGCATTCAACAAGGGCCTGGAGAACTATGCTAAAGAGAGGAGATGGAGAAGCTTTAGTCTCATTGCTACTGCCTTTGTCGTTGgtttcattcaagagagtgacAATAAGTTCATTCGTTTCTTGAGGGAAAGGTTCTTGTCAAAATATACTGTTCCCACTCTGTTGTGGATGGCTGATTTTGATTGTGGAAAACTTAATATTCCTTGA